A genomic segment from Spirosoma sp. SC4-14 encodes:
- a CDS encoding LytTR family DNA-binding domain-containing protein, whose product MNVVIIEDEKRTAQRLESLLLQYDPTIRVLAKLPSVAKSLAWFANPTPAEPDLLFLDIHLDDGSGFQFLEQAGLTLPIIFTTAYDQYALQAFRTNSIDYLLKPISAAELARAIDKFNRLWALPQRALMPDLTALMQTMKQTHSSYKDRFMVTIGTKSRSLPIGEIAYFFYENKATWLTTREGQPISIDYSLDKLDILLDPRQFFRVNRAFLVSLDAIQTVHTYSGSKLKVTLHPPARQDVLVSGERVAAFKIWLGK is encoded by the coding sequence ATGAACGTGGTTATTATTGAGGACGAAAAACGAACGGCCCAGCGACTGGAAAGCTTGCTGCTTCAGTACGACCCGACCATCCGGGTGCTGGCCAAACTCCCTTCAGTCGCTAAATCACTGGCCTGGTTTGCCAATCCGACTCCGGCGGAACCGGATCTGCTGTTTCTCGACATCCACCTCGATGATGGATCGGGTTTCCAGTTTCTCGAACAGGCTGGGCTGACGCTGCCCATTATTTTCACGACGGCTTATGACCAGTATGCCCTTCAAGCGTTCCGAACCAACAGCATCGATTACCTGCTCAAACCTATCAGTGCGGCCGAACTGGCGAGGGCCATCGACAAGTTCAACCGCCTGTGGGCATTACCCCAACGCGCCCTGATGCCCGACCTAACCGCGTTGATGCAGACCATGAAACAGACGCACTCCTCCTATAAAGACCGGTTTATGGTCACCATCGGCACCAAAAGCCGCAGCCTGCCCATCGGTGAGATTGCCTACTTCTTCTACGAAAACAAAGCTACCTGGCTGACCACTCGCGAGGGGCAGCCTATCAGCATCGACTACAGCCTTGACAAGCTGGATATCCTACTCGACCCCCGGCAGTTTTTTCGCGTCAACCGGGCCTTTCTGGTCAGCCTAGACGCGATTCAAACTGTTCACACCTATTCGGGCAGTAAACTCAAGGTAACCCTTCATCCCCCGGCCCGGCAGGACGTACTCGTCAGTGGCGAACGAGTGGCTGCCTTCAAAATATGGTTGGGCAAATAA